The following proteins are co-located in the Mycolicibacterium goodii genome:
- a CDS encoding helix-turn-helix transcriptional regulator: MARTVDTTGRVVQLLGLLQSRRVWTGAELAERLGVTGRSVRRDVERLRELGYPVHASRGQGGGYQLGAGMALPPLLLDPDEAVAMAVCLRLAAGGSVAGVGESALRALSKLDQVMPARLRSQVAAIHEATVTLGTNATDSAVAPEVLMTLARACRDHEHVTTDYTDVRGNHTRRRVEPYQLVTTGRRWYLMAYDRDRDDWRSLRLDRMADVRAAGSTFTPRPAPDAAAYVGRAISASAYPYVARVRYFAPEHVVAQRFPPGTATFEPDGPDACIVTSGAEHPEQLAMYFSTIGHDFEVLEPQEVIDAVRTMADRLRRAAG; this comes from the coding sequence ATGGCGCGCACCGTCGACACCACCGGCCGGGTGGTGCAACTGCTCGGGCTGCTGCAGTCCCGCCGCGTCTGGACCGGTGCCGAGCTAGCCGAGCGGCTCGGCGTCACAGGTCGCAGCGTCCGCCGCGACGTCGAACGGCTGCGTGAGCTCGGATATCCCGTGCACGCCAGCAGAGGACAGGGCGGCGGCTACCAACTCGGCGCGGGCATGGCGTTGCCGCCGCTGCTACTCGACCCCGACGAGGCCGTCGCCATGGCGGTCTGCCTGCGACTGGCGGCGGGCGGCAGCGTGGCCGGGGTGGGGGAGTCGGCGCTGCGGGCACTGTCCAAGCTCGACCAGGTGATGCCCGCGCGGCTGCGGTCGCAGGTCGCCGCCATCCACGAGGCGACCGTGACCCTCGGGACCAACGCCACCGATTCCGCGGTGGCGCCCGAGGTGTTGATGACACTGGCGCGGGCCTGCCGCGACCACGAGCACGTCACCACCGACTACACCGATGTCCGCGGCAACCACACCCGGCGACGGGTCGAGCCCTATCAACTCGTCACCACCGGACGGCGCTGGTACCTGATGGCCTACGACCGTGACCGCGACGACTGGCGCAGCCTGCGCCTCGACCGGATGGCCGACGTGCGCGCGGCCGGCTCGACCTTCACCCCGCGTCCCGCGCCCGACGCCGCGGCCTACGTCGGCCGCGCGATCAGCGCCTCGGCATACCCCTACGTCGCACGCGTACGCTACTTCGCGCCGGAACACGTTGTGGCGCAGCGATTCCCGCCGGGAACGGCGACGTTCGAGCCGGATGGGCCCGACGCCTGCATCGTCACCTCGGGTGCCGAGCACCCCGAACAGCTGGCGATGTACTTCTCCACCATCGGCCACGACTTCGAGGTGCTCGAACCGCAGGAGGTCATCGACGCGGTCCGAACGATGGCCGACCGGTTGCGTCGCGCGGCCGGGTGA
- a CDS encoding DinB family protein yields the protein MDIDLIADQLDFHWINQLRPRLDGLTDDEYFWQPVPNCWTVHADGSIDFTYPAPQPEPFTTIAWRLAHVIVGVFAVRNHSHFGGPPADYRTWPYATDAGTALDQLDDAYRNWIAGVRSLRQDDLTRPVGPAEGPWAEHPMGELVLHINREVIHHGAEIACIRDLYVHTFNHEER from the coding sequence ATGGACATCGACCTGATCGCCGACCAGCTGGATTTCCACTGGATCAACCAGCTGCGACCGCGGCTCGACGGCCTGACCGACGACGAGTACTTCTGGCAGCCGGTCCCGAACTGCTGGACGGTCCATGCCGACGGTTCCATCGACTTCACCTATCCCGCACCGCAACCCGAGCCGTTCACGACGATCGCGTGGCGGCTCGCGCACGTCATCGTCGGCGTCTTCGCCGTGCGCAACCATTCGCACTTCGGCGGGCCACCCGCCGACTACCGGACGTGGCCCTATGCCACCGACGCCGGCACCGCGCTCGACCAACTCGACGATGCCTACCGAAATTGGATCGCCGGGGTGCGGTCGTTGCGCCAGGATGACCTGACCCGCCCGGTCGGGCCTGCCGAAGGGCCGTGGGCCGAACACCCGATGGGAGAGCTGGTACTGCACATCAACCGCGAGGTCATCCACCACGGCGCCGAAATCGCTTGTATCCGTGATCTTTACGTACACACCTTCAACCACGAGGAGAGATAG
- a CDS encoding DinB family protein, whose translation MPGMPPPAADERQTLLNFLTFQQNAFFAAAYGLTDEQARSTPSVSALSIGGLVKHAAGVQKGWTDRAACAPDFPPPDPRPVAEQMAEYADQYTMHDDETLADLLDALKRQNAQTLRVFAEQDLDAPVPVPHQVPWFPADVDHWSVRWVAMHLIEELSRHAGHADIIRESIDRATMYELMAAAEEWPETDWIKRWRPSTPAPTV comes from the coding sequence ATGCCAGGTATGCCACCACCCGCCGCCGATGAACGACAGACCCTGCTGAACTTCCTGACGTTCCAGCAGAACGCGTTCTTCGCCGCGGCCTACGGCCTCACCGACGAGCAGGCGCGGTCCACGCCGTCGGTGAGCGCGCTGTCGATCGGCGGCCTCGTCAAGCATGCGGCGGGTGTGCAGAAGGGCTGGACCGACCGCGCCGCGTGCGCGCCCGACTTCCCGCCGCCGGACCCGCGCCCGGTCGCCGAGCAGATGGCCGAGTACGCCGACCAGTACACGATGCACGACGACGAGACGCTGGCCGATCTGCTGGACGCCCTCAAACGGCAGAACGCACAGACGCTGAGGGTTTTCGCCGAGCAGGATCTCGACGCGCCCGTGCCGGTGCCGCATCAGGTCCCGTGGTTTCCCGCCGACGTCGACCACTGGTCGGTGCGTTGGGTGGCCATGCACCTCATCGAGGAACTCAGCAGGCACGCCGGCCATGCCGACATCATCCGCGAGTCGATCGACCGGGCCACGATGTACGAGTTGATGGCCGCGGCCGAGGAGTGGCCCGAGACCGACTGGATCAAGCGCTGGCGGCCCAGCACCCCGGCGCCGACGGTCTAA
- a CDS encoding TetR/AcrR family transcriptional regulator: MTTPTRWAGVPLTDRRAERRALLVDAAFRLFGDGGEAALSVRSVCRECGLNTRYFYESFADTDDLLGAVYDRVSALLAADVEAAMARAGTSLRARTRAGIAAVLGFSSADPRRGRVLFTDARANPVLAERRGATQDLLREAVLSEGGRLKPGSDPIAAQVGAAMYTGAMAELAQQWLAGNLGDDLDVVVDYALRLVLGR, translated from the coding sequence GCGCACTGCTGGTCGACGCGGCGTTCCGGCTGTTCGGCGACGGCGGCGAGGCGGCGTTGTCGGTGCGGTCGGTGTGCCGCGAATGCGGCCTGAACACCCGCTACTTCTACGAGAGCTTCGCCGACACCGACGACCTGCTCGGCGCGGTCTACGACAGAGTCAGTGCGCTGCTGGCGGCCGACGTCGAAGCCGCGATGGCCAGGGCCGGGACCTCGCTGCGGGCCAGGACCCGCGCGGGCATCGCCGCAGTGCTCGGCTTCAGTTCGGCCGATCCGCGGCGCGGACGCGTGCTGTTCACCGACGCGCGGGCCAACCCGGTGCTGGCGGAGCGTCGCGGCGCGACCCAGGACCTGCTGCGCGAGGCCGTGCTCAGCGAGGGCGGACGCCTCAAACCCGGCTCCGACCCGATCGCCGCCCAGGTCGGTGCGGCCATGTACACCGGCGCCATGGCCGAACTGGCCCAGCAGTGGCTGGCCGGCAACCTGGGCGACGATCTCGACGTCGTCGTCGACTACGCGTTGCGACTGGTATTGGGTCGTTAG